The Tripterygium wilfordii isolate XIE 37 chromosome 23, ASM1340144v1, whole genome shotgun sequence genomic sequence aatcGTCTGGTTTAATCGGTACGGTTCAATTGTTTTTACGAAAAATCACCCGATTTGACTGATTTTTGGGTCACTTGCATAAATGTTATTTTGACAGAATCGTGCTAGCTTGGTAACCGATTCACCGGCTTTACAGTCCGATTGGCCAACATGGTCCAGGTTTAATTAAAGTGCTTGAATGTCAAATTTGATGAGGGAACAATTGAAACTTATAAAACGGATAAAAATTCAGGGGTCTCattacattttatcatttataaagAGTTAAAGTTCTTTTGGTAATCATAAATCTCCATTGATTAGATTGTGCAAATTTTGGAAAGTAAATTGACAAATGTCAATGTAGAGGAATGAGCTTGAATCTCTAGGAAAGAATTCATGAGTTAGTACTAAGTCACTCTTATGAGCCGTATTACCCGTTTATGTGTGAATCAATTCCTttgagttatttttttttttatggcatcAATTCCTTTGAGTTGAATGTATTTCATTTTGGTCATATATATAGGAGAGTCTATGTGGACTTCAAAATTTGACGTTAAGAAAACATTATATTTGGGAGGTATTGaacttaatttataaaatacttTGTTTTCCCTCAACTTTTATGATGTGGGATATTTTTATCTTAACATGAACTGATAAACCTCTAGTTCTAGGAattgaatttggattttgaagCCTTCAACAAGAATTTGAAtagtctttttctttcttggtcAAATTAGcggcttcttttttcttgttaaaATATCCATACATGCATGAATGCCGCCAATTGTATTCTATGTCATTCTCAAGTCTCAACAAGCTACGAATActgatttttttataaaagaaaatccCTTAAAAATTAACCCAAAAGGTGTCCTCACTACATCTGCATAATCCACATATAATTCTATTTTACTTTGCTTTAGGGCTAATGTTAATGTAGCACAAATCCTAGAGCAAACCCATTGATTGAGGCGGGCTGTTAAAAAAACTACCAAAACCGAAATCGAATCGATTGgtctttcttttaaaaaaattatgtatttttccactaaaaatcaaatcaaataaaaaaaaacgatcaaaaagtgaaaaaaatcaACTGTTAGATCAGTtaaatttacattaaaaaaaatccaccgTTTAAACTAAGACTTTAAAAATATGGTCCAGGTTTAATAAAACTACTTGAGTGTCAAATTTGATGAGGGAACAGTTGGAACTTGTAAGACGGGTAAAAATTCAAGGGTCTCaatacattttatcatttataaagAGTTAAACAAATTTTGGTAATCATAAATCTCAACTGATTAGATTGTGCAAATTTTAGAAAGTAAATTAGCAAATGTCAATGTAGAGGAAAGAATTCATGAGTTAGTACTCGGTCACTCTTATGagcaaggttttgaaaatcggACCGGTCTTTGAACGGAAAAATCCTTCGATTCATGGTTTAAATGGTGAACCGGGGTCAAAACTGGTTCGATCGGTTGATTATGTCAAATTTACCAGACCGGACAAGTACCCAGTTACCGGTTGAATCTGTTCGATCGACCGATCAattccggttttcaaaaccctgCTTATGAGTCGTATTAGGCGTTTATGTGTGTGAATCAATTCCTtttaggtttttatttatttatttatttttgtgtgctTATGGCATCAATTCCTTTGAGTTGAATGTATTTCATTTTGGTCATATAGGAGAGTCTATGTGGACTTcaaaatttttcttcttttatgcaATAAGTGTCAACTttgctaataataataataaaataaactcGATCACCACTAGATGCTAGATGGTTAGAACACTTCTATCTAGTTGAATGACAGCTATCCGACCTGTTGTGTAAagtttttcataattttgagaGATCGATACCCAACCTATTTGCATGTTACTCGTTGAGCAATGAGAGCAACTACAATTGTGTAAATTTATTGggaccaacaaaatatattgagagGTGTATTTCATTGATGCGATTGGGTTAGCAAAATTTATTGGTGTATATGCGATTTGTTATGGGGGccgacaaacaaacaaacatgagaCATTACAACCTCTACGGGTCCATTTTGTCCCATTAAATTTGGGACAATAAAATTACACCAATAGAGGTATTTTTTTTAGGGTACCTATTAAACAAGCCAACAAAAGCCATTCATGCCCCCTTAAAGTCATCCCATCGTGGTTGCTCTGAGGGTATGATCCAACACATACTCAAGGTTCGTCACAACTCTGGTTCGTCACAACTCTGATTTTCATTCGGAAATCGAAAATGAGACCGTGCACCTAATCACATATTCATGTATTCACCCTTAAACGCAAAGGCAACCCTGTGTGATCAGTATAATACAATTACATTAGTTATATACCTGCAATCCAAGGGTAAAAACCTTGGCAATCCTCCCTGAAGATTCTCCTTAAGAAAGTGTAACATCATAATCCTCCAATCAAATGTgacttttaagaaaaatatcaaacctAACAAGATAATTATCAAAATGATCAAAGTAGGAGACGAGAAAGAAAATGCAGGAACTAACCATAGCTGTATCTTTCCATTACCCACTACTCCATCTGCTATTAGAATATCCTTGTATAAGCAACTTTTGCAGATAAAACTACCACGGAGAGAATTTCTTAAGATGCTGAGAAATGGTTATGTTCCTCCTACGAAAGACTGCAAATCAGCATATACAAAAGCAGAGTAcatatgtaagaaaactaaacaagtAGGGTTCaaggttcaaacttcaaactacAGCAACAGTGTTTGTCTACTGTTTGATTTTCCAGTTATGTGCTGTCCGCGGCCCACTTGAAATGCCTTCATAAAATTTGGAGTCCAGCCTCTGATCATTCCAATCCTCGACAAATTCTGAAAACAAACCATGAGCAATCTCCGACGAAAGATCAGAAAAGAacatctttttctcttctttcagcCAGGTTGCAAACTCGTTGTTCTTAGAGAAGTAGTCATCCTTTGATATCTCTTGGAACTCAAGCTTCTGAAGAAATTTATAACAAATCCGTCACATCAATGACTTGAACTTCAAGATAAACTGAAATATCATTACCATCCAATCTACAAGTTTTTTTGTGAATTGAAATGAACATAGCAGCAGAATATCCTTCAATGCAAATTTTGAACGAATATTTATACTGGCTTAACCTAGTCCCATAGATTTAGTTTTAGCATATGATAATCCCAAAACAACTTTAAGAAGCAAACCGAAAAAATATAATGAATCAGAAGGTAAAAAAAAGAGGTCTGCTCACAATTCAAGTTAAACAAAACAATAACTGAGAGAATACTAATTTCAGGATTTTACTACTATACTCCATTCCCTTACTCAAGATAGGATCAACCACCAAACTAACCCCATGGGCCAAGCATACACAAATATAGTTATCTATGCACGAGCCACATATAATGTCATATAAATTGTGCATTAATGCATATTTTACTAAGTTCAGTACCACCGGGAGCCACATGACTTGGGTTTCCCCAGTTTTGAGATTTCTATCATGTACAGAAGCATGCTGCATGTATACAGCCCATCCCTGGGCAGCCCATATCCCTCAGAAAGTTCAAACGCATGATTGACTTCTCATAATTTCTGTTggtgtttttaattttcttacagGTTCTTCCATCAACTAAATTCTAAAAGAGACAGAAAAATCCTCTTGGAATCTGGATACAGATACTATCTTACCAAATCCATGACAGAGAGTCACCAGCAGGTAAGTTTACACGATATATAGGGATTCAATGGTCAAAGTACCATATAGCTTAATTTTTGGCATACGGTCAGATACTTCCAAATGTGGCAAGCGGGAAAATATAATAGTACCATCATAATACATTTTGGTACGACTTCTAGGCTTGTAGCATGCATATGCAGCAATTGATTATGTTGTAATTTGCCAAAACGTCAACCACTCACATCTTTGAAAGTACAATCATTTAATCTAGTCAGTGAAGTAAGATTCGGAGCATTTTAGTTATCAATGAAGTTACAATTTCATGTCTTCAGGAGAGCCAAATAAAACTGGGAttatgaagagaggagaaaaaggaaaaaattttcAATCCGCTATTGGATATGCTTTCATACCTATCCTTTATGCTAATTTTTCGAGAGACCTTGAGTGATGAAAGGGGAGGCTacgataaattttaaaatgttggaGTAACAgtagaaaataaattcatatgctatatacaaaatataataGCCTTAAAGCTGACTTCAATAGTGCAGAATTCCAAAACTCACCTTCTGGTGGTCACCCTCGTGACGTTTACGTTTGTGCCTATCCTTTGACTTCTTTTCTGAGGCAAGAATAGCACATCAATATGATAAAATCATTCAGGGGGAAATTTTTGCATAGTTAGCAAGTATGAACAACAAAAGGAAATTAACTCCCCGAGGGTGAAGGGTCAAGCAACAGAAAGAAATTTGACCAATTAGCACATACTGATGATTTATATATCATGTCAAAGACTTTAACAGAATCAAGACCATCAAATAAATTGTATTTGTGGAAAAGTTAGCCAAAGAAGAGTACAATTCACGAGTACATAAGACAGGCCGTAATATGCCAATACAAAGTGGAAAGTGAACAATCAAAACAACTGCACCACTGAAACATGATTCATAAAATGAAGCAATTATAttaagcaaatcatcaatacaGGAAATGGCAACTCATGATCAAATACATGTACAAGTGAAAGGATTGTGTTTACAGCTAAAATGACAAAACTCACAGTCAATTACATTCAGCAAgcaaaagaaaagtaaattttaatttaatggcCTACTATAAATGAGCATTTAGCTATGAAATTATCATAATTGAAGCACTCAGAACTCtactttaaattattatttaagtAAACTGAGCCTTTAGACTTTGCGAGTGTATAATAAATAATCTCACACTCAGATATTGTACTTCATTATTAGTCCTCCAAATATTTCCGTACAGCCTGTCCTATTATTATGAGTCAAGTTTGTAATTCTTTTCATGAAAAAATAGAGTTAAAAAAAACCTCAAATAGCCAAGCTATGGTTCCTCTAAAACAGACAACTTATCAACAACTTTTTGATTAATAATTTCCAGTAAGCAAACCAATCCAATGGCAAAGTGAGGACATAGTTTAGGAGTAGAGGGAAATCATAAGAAAGGATATGTACTCTATAAGAGTCCAATCCTCACTACTCAACTTGCCACACTCAACCTCCATCCAATTCAAATTTGCAATCTGCTGATTTAGAGAATCAATCTTGAATCACATATTACCATACTCCTCCATGACCCAAGCAATAAACTTTTTTACTGGTACTTAAGTTTTTCTAAAAGAACAAAGCTAGCATGACCATGAAGGTAAGAATCACTCCACCAACTTCAAGCTGAGCATTTCCAAGCCAAGAGTTCTGAAACCTCTAAGGAGAAGAAACCCACTCCCCAAAGCCACCTTCTACGAGGACATGATAACGATCTGAAGTGGATCTACGCAAAAGGGATTGCTGAACATTTGAGAAATGAAGATTCCAGTCCACTGAAATTAAGAACTTGTCCAGCTTAGAGAAAGAAGGAACCTCCCTCATGTTCGACCAAGTAAACTCCCCAATCAAAAGTGGGAGGTCCTTGAGAATAAACAAAGAGATAAATTCCATGAAGCACCTCATATTACTATAATGCCGAGAATTACCCGATCTTTCGTGCGGAAAGAAGATACTATTAGTATTAGTGTCACCCTAAGAACCCAAGGACCCAACTACTAATGTCTGAAAGTAGAAAGTTCCACTCACACTTATAGCTGTCACCATACTTACTCGCACCATACACCCCCGAGAAGGCCCAAAGGAAGTTGTCACTCCGGCTGTTAAAGATTATAGAAATCTAGTGAGAGCCACCATATTATCCTTATACTCAAACTTATTATGATCCCACAGGATTGTGATACCCCCAACGAGTTCACAACTGGGAGGGAAATCCAGTTCCCATTTCTTGAACCCCAAATCTCCCTAAAGACGGTAGGCGAAGAATCCTCTAGCTTTGTCGCCTGCAAACAAATGACACCAACTTTCCACTTTCGACCCTTAGCACGCTCCGAAATGCACGCCCACCTCTAACCCCTGCcctcaagaacaagaacaacatcGAAAGACTTTCGCGCCAATATAACCAGGAACTTGCTTTTGAGCCCAACAATGAACACACCAGTTTTGCCCAAAGGCAAGGTTCTCAAATCCGCAGCTTAATCTCTCTCAACTACTTCCTTCTCGAACCCATCCTTCGAGAACAATGAGCTCCAGCCCTCATGAACAGTCCGGCCATGAGTGTTATCAGTTGAAGAAACTGGTGGATGAGATGTAAATCCCTTAGGCTGGACCCGAACAAAATTTAGTGGGTTGGATGGTAGATCTTGAAGATTTTGGGGTATATTTGAAGGTGTAGGGGGCATCTGGATTTGAGAAGGGGGCCGGGATTGTGGATAAGAGAAGAGAGGGGGTGGTAGCGGATGCATGGGTAAGGCCAGAAAGCTTGATGGGTAGAAGGGTTGGTGAAGAAATGATGTCACGGAGGTGGCATAAAGAAGCGTAGGTCAGAGAACGGGGATGGTGGTGGTTGGAAGAAATGAGGGTCAAACAAGTTTAAATATGAGGATGGTGGTGGGTGAAAAAGATAGTAGTTAATAAAGTATGGTGCCGAATGAAcatgccctaaaccctaaagcagTTTCATTTTCTTCgtggaaaaaaatgaaatgtgcataatgttattttttaatcCGAATGCATGAGCCAAAAAAACCTCCCTTTGCAAAAGAAAGGGATTTTACTTCTTGCAAACGACATAAACAAGACAAAACACCATCGTAAAACCAGAAATTATAAACCCTGAAACAAATTTAGACCCCTCAAAAAGATGCCATAATTTCAATTTCTCTGCTTTTTGAGCTAAGTTTATGCAACAGTTGTTGCAAAAcagaaaaaatttcaaagacaGATAATGAGAGAAGAAATTTCTTTTGGGGTTTCCAGAGGAAAGAAAATACAACAACAGCAATACAATGTCACCAGTAAATAAGTCACCAATTAATAAAGTACGCTGCTGAATGAACATTTGATCTCTTAAAATTCTGATTCCATCAAAACTTACAGAtagacagaaaaagaaaaactcattCTGCCAGTAGAGGGTTCTCGCAGAAACAACAATCCGAATCACAGAACTTaataactaggaacaaagcaaGCAAACTCCTACTAAAAGACTACTGCGGCATCAACTACTTTGGGGTCCCTTTAGCTCTGTAACTCGTCTCCAGAGCAAACTACTCCAAGTTAAAAAATGGATTTTGAGCTAATCTCCTTCTGCCTAACTATTCTACACCAATCCTCTAGTGACCGAAACTCATGATGTTCAGGTATGAGATGTGAAATTAAATTAGTTTATCTGATTGGGTATTTTAATGAGCTAGGAAGAAAATAACTACTGTGTAATTGCAGCAAGAGCCACATCAAGCCAAATCAATAATCAATAATTCGAAAATATTCACAGTTCTTGGCTGTAGAACACACATGCTGATTGCTGGAGCTCAACACCCCAAAACACACTTCTTTTTTGCTGCTATGTACACGATACATAATTGAACTTTCATCTTTAAACAGAATTATAAATTCAAATAAGTGAAAACAATCACTGGAAAAAAAGGGAAATTTCTGGATTAATGTAAGTAAAACCCAGAGTGAacgaaaaaataacaaaatcaaatataacacataagcaagaagaaaaaaactggAAAAAATAGTAGTATGACATATTACCTTTATCAGAGCGGTGCCTATGAGATTCACtctcctttctcttctctttcttttctctctttttgctctttcttcctccttcttcttcctcacttcTATGCCTCTTTCGGCTTTTCCTTTCACCTGCGTCAGATAACGTTAATAAATCATATGTGCGCATAGATTGAAAAATGATTCAAAAATTGAACCTCTATTGAGTTTTCTAGGGAAACAAATAGTATGAAAAGAGAGAGTTTCGAGACCTTCAGATGCAAACGGGGAAATTGaatctctcctcttcttcttgtccttcgaTTTCTTTGCGCTTCCCATGATTTCTTCTCTGGAATCAAAATCAATGTAGAGAACGATCTGATTTATCCGAGTTTTCGGAGTGAATTGGAAGTATGAGAGAAGCCGGACGGCTGACGTGGCAATTTCAATATTCGTAagcaaaattatttttattttcacgtCAACGTTCATTTGGTAGGTCAAATTTGAGTACACAACAATGGATTTCCCCACAacattagttttcttttttcttcccctattttccaaaatttctttctagtgatttttaatttttttaatgtgtaTAAATCTTAATCCTGCCTACCTTGAATATCCCAAAATTCTTAAAATATCTTGAAAAATTAAATACTAGGTTGAATTTCACTATGAAGAATCAAATTTTAgttctcacaaaaaaaaatgttcagcTTACTTGAATATCCTAgtccatcaatttttttgaagCAATCCCATGAGTTAAAAGGTCTTATAATCATCTGGTGCGTATAGGATGAGAAGATTCACATGTCCAGATTTATCATGTAAGGTGAGGTCCAAGGTAAACATGTCTTGGATGGTTacttctcaaaacaaaattcaaaaacccTAATGATTATCCAGAAATAATACTTATTGATAGAATAAAAGTAATTTTGCAGGCAGTTGGCAGTAATTGAGTTATTGTTATATTAATGAAGAACAACACATTTGGTGAAACACAAGATATTTCAATATATCTATGTATTTCTaagatattttgtgttctaaaatttatataaaaaaagaagaagatatttatttttgtgtatcgtgaaaaaaaaaagacaaacattGAAGAAAAGGCTACATGCTACAATACAGGAAAACCGTATTTATCTAATTTTTGTAATTATATAAATGACCCCCATTAGTGTATTGTCAAATCTAAACCATACTGACAATTGCAAGATTCAAGCAAATATATATTAAGTCCGAATAATTTGCTTAAATACTAATCCAAATCATAAGAATGTAAGTTATAAACTGTTAAAGTTGAAATTTGCTTACATGATATTAGGGTGTGtcaacattattattatttttacttcTACATGCTTATTTGTGGGGGTTATGAAGAGCTTTCTCAAGGCCCCCGTTTCTCAAAAAAACTGGAGAGCTCAGTCAGGTTTTCTGGTGATTACTTCTCTGCTTTTCTTTCCTTGCTTGTTTGAGGTTCAGATCATGAAATGGATGATGATACTTTGCAACATGAATGAGATCACCAAGCTACTTACATGAAATCAGAACATGCAATGTTACAAATTAAAGACCTCAACTTTCATTATAACATTCTTCGATATGcgcggaaaaaaaaaagtgccagATATAAGAAGTAAGGACAATATTATTAAGCTTATGGTATACTGCTTGACTTATTGCAGCTTTTATCTGGTCCTCTCACTCTTTAAGACCTCAAATGTGTAATATAGGGAGTAGCTCATTCTGCGGATATGGTCACATTTCTTCAACCCCGACTCCTCCGGAGCAATCTCTTTAACCTGCCATGAACTCTCCTTTTCTTCAGCTCAATTCTGCTGAAACCATAACATTTCGTTCATCTGTTTACTCTCAATGATCACCCTCCTCATCGAAATGCATGATATGAATAATGGCTCTCACCCTGCCATTACCTCTAATTTTCAAGCTCAATTCTGCTGAAACCATAGCATTTCTTCAATCCTTGTTCTCTCATAACTTCTCTCACCCGTTCAACACCAACCCAATCACCAGACTCGGCATATATATTACTCAATAGAGCATAGTTTGCAGCGTTCTCTGGCTCTGATTTGATAAGCTGGTGCTCTAGCAGTGCAGCCATTTCAAATCTTCCGTGAATTTTACATGCTGATATCAATGAAGTCCAAATTCTTGGACTTGATTTCATGGGCATTGTCCTTACAATATCACAAGCATCTTCAATCTTACCAGATTTCCCGAGAAGATCAACAAAGCAAGCATAATGCTCCAAAGCTACTGGAATTTTGTCTTTAATCGCATTATTGAAGAGATTTTCTCCCTCCTCAACAAGGCCAGAATGGTTACAAGCAGACAAAATAGCCAGAAATGCAGGTGCATCTGGTTCTATCTTTCTCTCTTGCATCTGATAGTAGAGTTGTAAAGCCTCTCCAGCACAACCATGAATGCCATTGGCGCTTATTAAAGTGCTCCACGAAATAGAATCCTTAACGGGCATTTCATTGAAAATACGACGTGAAGAGACAATGCATCCACACTTTGAATACATATTTATCAGTGCGTTCCCAATGAAAATATTATAATTCAATCCAAACCTTAATATATAACCATGAACTCCACGTCCATACTTAAGCGAAGATAGAGTTGCGCAGGCTGTAACTATTGCCAATAAAGTCACATAGTTTTGCTCAATTCCTTCTGCTCTCATTCGCCTAAAGAGCTTCATAGCCTCTAAACCATCACTTCGTGAATAGCCCCCAATAATCGAACTCCACATCACAACATCTTTAGCTTTCGATCTCTCGAATATAAGTCTACCAGAGTGCATTGCTCCTCTGCACTTGCAGTACATATCTATCAAAGCTGTTGAAAAATGGTGATCTGTATCAAACCCCAGTCGAACAGCGCATCCATGAATTTCTTTTCCTTGTATAATGCAACCAAGTTCACCAAAAGCTGGAAGAACACTCACCAAAGTTACTCGGTTAGGTTTAAACCCTTCAACCTGCATCGCTCGGAGGCAACCGATAGCCAAATCATAGTTTTGATTAGCAATGCATCCCGAAATCATGGCAGTCCACGAAACCTCATTTTTAAACTCGATTCcattaaaaacatgtaaagccaTAAATGATTCATGACACTTCAAATACAAGTCAACAAGAGACGTCGACAGAAGAACTGAATTCTCAATGCTCTCATTCACAATAACAAGCGCATGAATCACTTTTCCTAATCTTAAATCCCCTGTATGAGAACAGAGAGACAAGATGCTAGCCAGCAACTCCGGTTTTGGCAGAAAACCACACAAATACATCTCCTTCATCATTTCCACTGCTCTTAAAAGACACCCATTTTGAGTATAGCAATTTATGATGGAATTCCACGAGACGGTGTCTCTCTGAGGCATTGCATCAAACACCTTGCGTGCCGAGTCAGTCTCTGAAGATTTCGCGTACATGGTGATGAGAGAATTGGAAACAAAAGGATCTGCATCAGACCCAGTTTTGAGGACTACGCCATGAAGTTGGACACCAAACTCATGGGACTGTTGAGAAGAGCATGCTTTGATGACTGAAGGAAGAACGAAAGTGTTTGAATCATAAAGTCCAGAAGGGTGAAGGTCTTGCTTATAGAATTTCAGTATTTGGTCATCAAGTCCTCTCAACACCATGTCTTTTACTTGACTGAGGATGATTGAGATTGGTTGAGCTAGGTGTGAGGTTGATGAGAACCGTCCGATCACAGGATGATGCATCAAGAGTGATACAACTCTTGTCCATGATAATAATTTCATGATTAGTTCTCTATTGGCTTAACACAAACTATCTATATTATAGTTTCTTGTGGTATGGGCCAGTCTTCACACTATGTCCAGCAGTACTCAATAAGGCCCACGCCAGCTTCATGATCAAGCCAGACACTCCTACGGCCTGGGTTCTCTACTCGACGGCCAAAAATCCATACTGCCATGAAGCCCCCTCGTAGGACCATGGCCCGATCAAGGTCCAATGCTTGCCAATTTAGAGTTCACGTGTTCATCACGTGACCAAGAGGCTTATAAATACATAGGATCCCACCACAAGATGGATCTCAACTCTTTACTTCTATGACTACAAATCTCATCACCTTCAACTAACTTGACCGTTGGAGTTTATTCGGCCGGCACCACACCATTGTCAAACGTCATTATCTACTCTCAGTGTAATCTTTACAAGATTGTCGAAGGTCTTTGATGAAGATCATATCATGCAAGCTAAAGAATCTTACGGAGAATCAAACTTTTCAATCAAAGAGTTCATGCCGCCGTGAATTAAGGGCTAAAAAGTCAAGCTAGTTATTAGTTTAGGATTAATTTTATGTAGGCTACGTTGCCTTTTGTAGTTAGAATTATATTCCTAGATTGTATTTTATTAGGACTAGAATATAGTACTGTATTAGGACTAATAGTATTTGGCGTAAAGAGCCAACTGATTTATCGTATTGGtatcaaaaagaaattaaacaaaaaatgagATTTGTTCTCAAAAccgagagttttctctcaactcAATCTTGTTCTTAATTCTGTTAAGATTAAGGATCTTATCATTAGTGTTTTTATTGAGAGACTCCTTTGAATGGCAACCGACGATGAGCGACTTGTTCATTGGAGAATAATGTACAGGCTTTACGTCAAGCCCTTCAAACCAGAACTTGAAACATTTAACAACGGTTGGCTCACTTTGAAGATGTGATCATTGCTAGCTGCAAGGGACGACATCAATGTAGTAGTACCCATAATAAAACCCGTCGTCACTCCCATGCTAGTTATTCCGGATCATCATCTGATTCTCAAGCACTCTTCGT encodes the following:
- the LOC119992845 gene encoding pentatricopeptide repeat-containing protein At4g31070, mitochondrial yields the protein MKLLSWTRVVSLLMHHPVIGRFSSTSHLAQPISIILSQVKDMVLRGLDDQILKFYKQDLHPSGLYDSNTFVLPSVIKACSSQQSHEFGVQLHGVVLKTGSDADPFVSNSLITMYAKSSETDSARKVFDAMPQRDTVSWNSIINCYTQNGCLLRAVEMMKEMYLCGFLPKPELLASILSLCSHTGDLRLGKVIHALVIVNESIENSVLLSTSLVDLYLKCHESFMALHVFNGIEFKNEVSWTAMISGCIANQNYDLAIGCLRAMQVEGFKPNRVTLVSVLPAFGELGCIIQGKEIHGCAVRLGFDTDHHFSTALIDMYCKCRGAMHSGRLIFERSKAKDVVMWSSIIGGYSRSDGLEAMKLFRRMRAEGIEQNYVTLLAIVTACATLSSLKYGRGVHGYILRFGLNYNIFIGNALINMYSKCGCIVSSRRIFNEMPVKDSISWSTLISANGIHGCAGEALQLYYQMQERKIEPDAPAFLAILSACNHSGLVEEGENLFNNAIKDKIPVALEHYACFVDLLGKSGKIEDACDIVRTMPMKSSPRIWTSLISACKIHGRFEMAALLEHQLIKSEPENAANYALLSNIYAESGDWVGVERVREVMREQGLKKCYGFSRIELEN
- the LOC119992586 gene encoding style cell-cycle inhibitor 1-A isoform X1 encodes the protein MGSAKKSKDKKKRRDSISPFASEGERKSRKRHRSEEEEGGRKSKKREKKEKRKESESHRHRSDKEKKSKDRHKRKRHEGDHQKKLEFQEISKDDYFSKNNEFATWLKEEKKMFFSDLSSEIAHGLFSEFVEDWNDQRLDSKFYEGISSGPRTAHNWKIKQFAVFRRRNITISQHLKKFSPW
- the LOC119992586 gene encoding style cell-cycle inhibitor 1-A isoform X2: MGSAKKSKDKKKRRDSISPFASEGERKSRKRHRSEEEEGGRKSKKREKKEKRKESESHRHRSDKEKKSKDRHKRKRHEGDHQKKLEFQEISKDDYFSKNNEFATWLKEEKKMFFSDLSSEIAHGLFSEFVEDWNDQRLDSKFYEGISSGPRTAHNWKIKQ